The DNA segment CTCGAGAGACGCAGTGAAAACGGAGTGGCAAGTGACCGTTAGTCCGCTGGTTCCGGGTCGTCGATCGCATCGTCGAGTCCGTGTAACTCCGCGGGACCGACGGCTTCGTTCGCGCGATCTTCGCTGATTTCTCGGTTTTTCGAGTCTTCGTGCTGGGGTTCGACGACTGGGTCCGTATCGCCGTCCGTTACCGAGAGGTAGACTGATCGGAGTCGTTTCGCCTGCTGGGCGTCGGCGTCGTCCGCATCGGAGTCGGAATCTGACATTGCGGGAGGTCCTCATCCGTGGCGGAGGGGTGGATATTTCTTATAAACCGATTGCTGATTTCAGGTTCTGATAATCCTCGCGGTAAACGACAGTTTGCGTCGAGAACGGTCGCTACTCGAGTGTGACTCGCGTTCCGTGCCCGGAGTCGCCGACGACGGAGCCGTCCTCGTAGACGACTTCGCCGCGGACGACGGTCGACACCACGTTTCCGGTGAAGGATTCGCCTTCGAACGGCGTCACGCAGTTTTTCGAGTGAAGCGCCGACGCGTCCTCGAGCGTCCACTCCTCGTCGGGGTCGACGATCGTAAAGTCCGCGTCGGTCCCGACCTGCAAGGAGCCCTTCTGTGGGTACATCCCCCAGACCTGGGCGGGTCGGGCGGCATGGCGACGAACCCACTCCTCGAGCGTGAGTCGGCCCTGATCGACGAAGGTGAGCATGGCCGGAATCTCGGTCTCGAGGCCGACGAAACCGGAAATCGCGTCCCACGTGTTGCCAAAGGGGTCGTCGACTTTCTTCTCCTCGGGGGTGTGGGGGGCGTGGTCGGTAGCGATGCAGTCGATCACGCCGTCGTCGATGCCGATGTCCCACAGTTTCTCGCGTTCTTCGGCGTCGCGGATCGGCGGCTGAATGCGAGCCGGGTTCCCCTTCTCTCGCATGACGTCCTCCGTGAACCAGAGGTAGTGGGGCGTCGTCTCGGCGGTGACGTCGACGCCGCGATCCTTGCCGCGTGCGACGGCTTCGGCCGCCGAACCGGAGGAGACGTGGTACATGTGGATCTTCACGCCCGTCTCCTCGGCGAACGTGATCATTCGTTCGACGGCCTCGCGCTCGGCGACGACCGGCCGGGAGTGGGAGTGGTGAATCGGGTCGTTCTTTCCCGCCGCTTTGAATTGCGCCGTGTAGTGGTCGATGATCTCGCCGTTTTCCTCGTGGAAACCGAGTCGCTTGCCCGTCTCTCGGATCGACTTCATCGCCTCGAGAATCTCGCCGTCGTTCGGCGGCGGCACGTCGCCGACGGTCGATCCGAGGAAAATCTTGAACCCGAGTGCGCCGGCGTCGTCGAGGTCGGGAATCAAGTCGAGGTTCCCCGAGGTGACAACGACGTAACTCTGAAAGTCGACGTGCGCCGAGGCCTCGCCGCGGTCGAACTTGAGCTCGAGGTGCTCGGGTCGGTCGAT comes from the Natronorubrum daqingense genome and includes:
- the allB gene encoding allantoinase AllB, whose translation is MTVDLVVSNCTVVTPAGRTPDAGVAVEDGEIVSVCRSDHLPDADRELDGDGNVLVPGPIDCHIHNREPGLEYKEDWESATRAAAAGGVTTVVGMPNTDPVIDRPEHLELKFDRGEASAHVDFQSYVVVTSGNLDLIPDLDDAGALGFKIFLGSTVGDVPPPNDGEILEAMKSIRETGKRLGFHEENGEIIDHYTAQFKAAGKNDPIHHSHSRPVVAEREAVERMITFAEETGVKIHMYHVSSGSAAEAVARGKDRGVDVTAETTPHYLWFTEDVMREKGNPARIQPPIRDAEEREKLWDIGIDDGVIDCIATDHAPHTPEEKKVDDPFGNTWDAISGFVGLETEIPAMLTFVDQGRLTLEEWVRRHAARPAQVWGMYPQKGSLQVGTDADFTIVDPDEEWTLEDASALHSKNCVTPFEGESFTGNVVSTVVRGEVVYEDGSVVGDSGHGTRVTLE